The Methylomarinum vadi genome has a window encoding:
- a CDS encoding IS91 family transposase, with translation MILLSAIIQTFEAEFLVAYQGRLSPSQRQALAAMKHCRTSQGPVMLAQCDDCDRQRLVPHSCGHRSCPHCQSHESQQWLERQLQKQVPAEYFLLTFTLPKELRPLAWQQQRTLYDLLIRCSWDTVNTFTRNDQQLQGNAGAIAVLHTHSRRLDYHPHVHLVMPAAAIDPDKRLWRTKQGKKGRKGYLFNHKAVAKVFRAKLLEAISQAGLTLPDYYPQQWVVDVKSVGRGDKALVYLGRYLYKGVIQEKDIIACRDGQVTFRYQDSKTKKWQTRTLPGVKFLWLMLRHVLPKGFRRTRNFGFLHPNSKRLIRLLQVLLGVNPNRAIAWLRPRPKLQCPCCGGTLQIIKTRILGSSAVMALNSTKA, from the coding sequence ATGATCTTGCTTTCCGCCATCATCCAAACCTTCGAAGCCGAGTTTCTGGTCGCTTACCAGGGTCGCTTGTCACCCAGTCAGCGTCAGGCGCTGGCCGCGATGAAACACTGCCGCACGTCGCAAGGCCCTGTGATGTTGGCGCAATGCGATGATTGCGATCGGCAACGCTTGGTGCCGCATTCCTGCGGCCATCGCAGCTGCCCGCATTGCCAGTCGCACGAATCGCAACAATGGCTGGAAAGGCAGTTGCAGAAGCAGGTGCCGGCCGAATATTTTTTGCTGACGTTTACTTTGCCCAAAGAACTCAGGCCGTTGGCCTGGCAACAGCAACGTACGTTGTATGATCTGCTGATCCGCTGTAGTTGGGATACCGTCAACACCTTCACCCGCAACGATCAACAGCTTCAGGGCAATGCCGGTGCTATTGCTGTGTTGCATACCCATTCCCGCCGATTGGATTACCATCCGCATGTACACTTGGTGATGCCGGCGGCCGCCATCGATCCTGATAAACGACTGTGGCGCACCAAACAGGGTAAAAAGGGCCGGAAAGGCTATTTGTTCAATCACAAGGCAGTGGCCAAAGTGTTTCGGGCCAAATTGCTTGAAGCGATCTCGCAGGCCGGTTTGACATTGCCTGACTACTATCCGCAACAATGGGTCGTTGACGTCAAGTCGGTCGGACGCGGCGATAAAGCCTTGGTTTATCTGGGACGTTATCTCTATAAGGGCGTTATCCAGGAAAAGGACATTATTGCCTGCCGAGATGGCCAAGTAACCTTCCGTTACCAGGACAGCAAAACCAAAAAGTGGCAGACTCGAACACTACCCGGCGTGAAGTTTCTGTGGCTGATGCTCCGCCATGTTCTGCCCAAAGGCTTTAGGCGGACTCGCAACTTCGGCTTTTTGCACCCCAACAGCAAACGGCTGATTCGTCTGCTGCAAGTCTTGCTCGGCGTCAATCCCAATCGTGCTATCGCTTGGCTCAGGCCCCGCCCGAAACTCCAATGCCCATGTTGTGGTGGAACCCTGCAGATTATCAAAACGCGCATTCTCGGTTCTTCGGCTGTCATGGCATTGAATTCGACCAAAGCGTAG
- a CDS encoding transposase, with translation MARLTRVAPVGVPQHILQRGNNRQVCFASEEDMKAYLNWLKELSLKHQVDVHAWVLMTNHVHLLCTPWKENAISRMMQSLGRLYVRYYNHAYQRSGTLWEGRFKSCLVQSERYLLELYRYIELNPVRAGMLDDPSDYSWSSYAINALGVESELQTPHPEYLALGKSKHERLSNYRDLFKAQVRTDLLNEIRENINKGLALGNERFAKQIEALTKQRVTARKPGRPRSRSINEA, from the coding sequence ATGGCAAGATTAACTCGGGTTGCCCCTGTCGGCGTGCCTCAACATATCCTGCAGCGAGGAAATAACAGGCAGGTCTGCTTTGCCAGTGAAGAAGACATGAAAGCGTATCTCAACTGGCTCAAAGAGTTGTCCCTGAAGCATCAGGTCGATGTGCATGCCTGGGTCTTGATGACAAATCATGTGCATCTGCTGTGTACCCCTTGGAAAGAGAATGCTATTAGCCGTATGATGCAATCCCTCGGACGCCTGTATGTTCGCTATTATAATCATGCCTACCAGCGTAGTGGCACGTTGTGGGAAGGTCGTTTCAAATCCTGTTTGGTGCAAAGTGAGCGGTATCTGCTGGAACTCTATCGCTATATCGAATTAAATCCGGTTCGAGCGGGTATGCTTGATGACCCCAGTGACTATAGCTGGTCGAGCTATGCGATCAACGCCTTGGGTGTGGAAAGTGAATTACAAACGCCGCATCCAGAATATTTGGCTTTAGGGAAATCGAAACATGAACGGTTGAGCAACTACCGTGATTTGTTTAAAGCGCAGGTCAGAACAGACCTATTAAATGAAATCAGGGAGAATATAAATAAAGGGCTGGCGCTGGGAAACGAGCGGTTCGCGAAACAAATAGAAGCCTTAACCAAGCAACGCGTTACGGCAAGAAAGCCGGGAAGGCCACGAAGTCGGAGCATTAATGAAGCATAA
- a CDS encoding HupE/UreJ family protein, with protein MRKVIISRYFSILVLSVISTSALAHTGIASIHGFTDGLVHPWLGMDHLLVMVVIGLWAAKSGGRTFWLLPGAFLSAMVAGAWLSFAGIAVSGAETWVAFSVLALGLLLTLNKRLPTVLATGLVAAFALGHGYVHAAEIGAEADAMTYALGFLTATAVLHALGMVSVFTGPLVGKTIRAVFTVMCTLVGTALLIGV; from the coding sequence ATGAGAAAAGTAATTATCAGCCGTTATTTTAGTATTTTGGTTCTTTCCGTCATCTCGACTTCGGCCCTTGCCCATACCGGCATTGCCTCGATCCACGGATTTACCGACGGCTTGGTGCATCCGTGGCTCGGCATGGATCATTTGTTGGTGATGGTGGTGATTGGCCTGTGGGCGGCGAAGTCGGGCGGACGAACCTTTTGGTTATTGCCGGGGGCCTTCTTGTCCGCAATGGTTGCGGGCGCCTGGTTGAGTTTTGCCGGCATCGCGGTGTCCGGCGCGGAAACTTGGGTGGCATTTTCGGTGCTGGCCCTCGGCCTTTTGTTAACCCTGAACAAACGCTTGCCGACAGTTTTGGCAACCGGTTTGGTCGCGGCCTTCGCTTTAGGCCATGGCTATGTCCATGCCGCCGAGATCGGTGCCGAAGCCGATGCCATGACGTATGCCTTGGGATTTTTAACCGCGACGGCGGTATTGCATGCGCTGGGGATGGTGAGCGTTTTTACCGGTCCCCTGGTCGGAAAGACCATCAGGGCCGTTTTCACGGTTATGTGCACCTTGGTCGGCACGGCTTTGTTGATTGGCGTTTAA
- a CDS encoding VOC family protein, whose amino-acid sequence MPQSLIDHIVITAPTLETGTEFVREKLGVEPQNGGEHPAMGTHNMLLRLGEALYLEVIAVNPDSPAPGRPRWFGLDHWDCRTGSALSAWVVRVSDIQTTASAASESLGEIRPMRRADLNWLITIPADGVLPLNGVAPALIEWRTNELPAARLRDLGLSLLKLELFHPEPARVERLLATLELEGSFSVGKDERPHLRALIDTPLGVREL is encoded by the coding sequence ATGCCGCAAAGTTTGATCGATCATATCGTCATCACCGCGCCGACCCTGGAGACGGGAACGGAGTTCGTCCGGGAAAAGCTTGGCGTCGAGCCGCAAAACGGCGGAGAGCATCCCGCCATGGGAACCCATAACATGCTGTTGCGTTTAGGAGAGGCCCTTTATCTTGAAGTGATAGCGGTTAATCCCGACTCACCGGCTCCCGGAAGGCCGCGATGGTTCGGGCTTGACCATTGGGATTGTCGTACTGGCTCTGCCTTATCGGCGTGGGTGGTTCGCGTGTCGGACATACAAACCACGGCATCCGCGGCTAGCGAGTCGCTTGGGGAAATCAGACCGATGAGACGGGCCGACCTTAATTGGCTGATAACGATTCCCGCCGACGGAGTTTTGCCGCTGAACGGGGTTGCGCCTGCCCTGATCGAATGGCGCACAAATGAGTTGCCAGCCGCCAGGCTGCGGGATTTGGGTCTCTCCTTGCTGAAACTGGAACTTTTTCATCCTGAGCCGGCACGAGTCGAACGTTTGTTGGCTACACTAGAACTCGAAGGGTCGTTCTCGGTGGGTAAGGATGAGCGTCCTCACCTGCGTGCGCTTATCGATACGCCTCTCGGTGTTCGCGAATTATAA
- a CDS encoding porin: MALEDQRELLDFLPGFAATRSDLNQNQGLTIDGWLNAGVAYNPDDPNDNFNGPVGFSDRANEFQLNQLYLYVERDPENKLEQWGLGGRLDFIFGSDAFYTRSMGDLSDHWDSHILHQRIYGIAFPQAYLDIFAPIGHGLHIQIGEFYTVVGNETVTAPDNFFYSRSYTMQFAEPFSHTGLLLRYQLSDHIDLTAGAVTGSPFAGWDGSFQHHLDNWGFVGGVNLSLPQTDTSIAMTGTHGSLTDSEEADVNLYSIVIKQDLAENWHLTLQHDYGWLDRTSASHKAEWYSVLGNLNYDIRDDLGLGIRLEWFRDDDGERVGFPARQPVEFGHAAHYYAATFGANWKPKAWITVRPSIRYDISDGWKAFDSGTSKRQLLLSTDFILNF; encoded by the coding sequence ATGGCCCTCGAAGACCAGCGCGAATTGCTTGATTTTTTACCAGGCTTTGCCGCCACTCGCTCGGATCTCAACCAAAACCAAGGGTTAACCATAGACGGCTGGCTTAATGCCGGGGTTGCTTACAATCCCGATGACCCCAACGATAATTTCAACGGCCCGGTAGGCTTTTCCGATCGCGCCAACGAATTTCAATTAAATCAGCTTTATCTCTATGTAGAACGTGATCCCGAAAACAAGCTCGAACAGTGGGGCTTGGGTGGTAGGCTAGACTTTATTTTCGGCAGCGATGCCTTTTATACCCGCTCTATGGGCGACCTCAGCGACCATTGGGACTCGCATATACTGCACCAACGCATTTACGGCATTGCCTTTCCGCAAGCTTATCTGGATATTTTTGCTCCCATCGGCCATGGCTTGCATATTCAAATCGGCGAATTCTACACGGTGGTCGGGAACGAAACCGTCACCGCGCCGGATAACTTTTTTTACTCCCGCTCTTACACGATGCAATTCGCCGAACCCTTCTCTCACACCGGACTGCTGCTTCGTTATCAACTGAGCGACCACATAGACCTGACAGCCGGTGCGGTAACCGGTAGTCCGTTTGCCGGCTGGGACGGCAGCTTTCAACATCATTTGGATAACTGGGGGTTCGTGGGGGGAGTCAACCTGTCGCTGCCGCAAACCGACACCTCTATCGCGATGACCGGCACCCATGGCAGTTTAACTGACAGCGAGGAAGCGGATGTCAATCTCTACAGCATCGTGATTAAGCAAGATTTAGCTGAAAATTGGCATCTTACCTTGCAACACGATTACGGCTGGCTCGATCGAACCTCCGCTAGCCATAAAGCCGAATGGTACAGCGTATTGGGCAATCTGAATTACGATATCCGCGATGACTTAGGACTGGGTATACGCTTGGAATGGTTTCGCGATGATGACGGTGAACGGGTGGGCTTTCCGGCCCGCCAGCCCGTTGAGTTTGGCCACGCGGCCCATTATTACGCGGCGACGTTTGGCGCCAATTGGAAACCGAAGGCATGGATAACCGTTCGTCCAAGCATCCGCTACGACATCAGCGACGGTTGGAAAGCGTTCGACAGCGGCACCAGTAAGCGGCAATTGCTGCTATCGACCGACTTTATTTTGAATTTTTAG
- a CDS encoding DEAD/DEAH box helicase: protein MSFSQLELSEPLLQAIAEQGYEKPTPVQQQAIPVILQGRDILAGAQTGTGKTAGFTLPLLQLLLNQPKPRKPHPVRALILTPTRELAMQVYESVRTYGKHVPLFAEVVFGGVNINQQIRRLQRGADILVATPGRLLDLLYQKQVDLSQVQFLVLDEADRMLDMGFIKDIRKIIDILPERRQNLLFSATYSKEIKLLAEQLLHDPVEVAVARENAAADSVSQRVYAIKKEYKRELLSWLIGHNNWQQVLVFVRTKHGADRLCRQLIKDGIRCSALHGDKSQGARNRALQAFKNNDITALIATDIAARGLDIEQLPHVVNFDLPAVAEDYVHRIGRTGRAGAEGEAISLVAPEEAHLLFAVEKMLDKRIPRVADTGYEPVALEPQKTARPKAPQGKAGPAGTKENKGRSGRRQSRNKTPQAATAAPAKAKRTRRPRQPNKA from the coding sequence ATGTCATTTAGCCAATTAGAATTATCCGAACCTCTGTTGCAAGCGATTGCCGAACAGGGCTATGAAAAACCGACGCCGGTGCAGCAGCAGGCCATTCCGGTCATTTTGCAGGGGCGCGATATTTTGGCCGGCGCGCAAACCGGTACCGGCAAGACCGCCGGCTTCACCTTGCCGTTGCTGCAATTGTTGCTGAATCAGCCAAAGCCACGCAAGCCGCATCCAGTGCGGGCCTTGATCCTGACGCCGACCCGAGAGCTGGCGATGCAGGTTTACGAAAGCGTCAGAACCTACGGCAAGCATGTGCCGTTATTTGCCGAGGTGGTGTTCGGCGGCGTCAATATCAATCAGCAGATTCGTCGTCTGCAGCGAGGCGCCGACATTCTGGTCGCGACGCCAGGACGATTGTTGGATCTGCTCTATCAAAAACAGGTCGATCTGAGCCAGGTGCAGTTTCTGGTGCTCGACGAAGCCGATCGCATGCTGGATATGGGTTTCATCAAGGACATCCGCAAAATCATCGACATTCTGCCGGAGCGGCGCCAGAATCTATTGTTTTCCGCCACTTATTCCAAAGAAATAAAGCTATTGGCCGAGCAATTGCTGCATGACCCGGTCGAAGTCGCCGTCGCCAGAGAAAATGCCGCGGCAGATAGTGTGAGTCAGCGGGTTTATGCGATCAAGAAGGAATACAAGCGCGAACTGCTGTCCTGGCTGATCGGCCATAACAATTGGCAACAGGTATTGGTGTTCGTCAGGACCAAGCACGGCGCCGACCGTTTGTGCCGGCAACTGATCAAGGACGGCATCCGTTGCAGCGCCTTGCACGGCGATAAAAGTCAGGGCGCCCGTAACCGGGCGCTGCAGGCCTTTAAAAACAACGACATCACCGCCTTAATCGCCACCGACATTGCCGCCCGCGGCCTGGACATCGAGCAGTTGCCTCATGTGGTCAATTTCGACCTGCCCGCGGTCGCCGAGGATTATGTTCACCGCATCGGCCGTACCGGCAGGGCGGGCGCCGAGGGCGAGGCGATTTCGTTGGTAGCGCCGGAGGAGGCGCATTTACTGTTCGCGGTCGAGAAGATGTTGGACAAACGGATTCCCCGGGTTGCTGATACCGGCTACGAGCCCGTTGCGCTGGAACCGCAGAAGACAGCCAGGCCCAAAGCACCTCAAGGCAAAGCCGGTCCGGCAGGCACCAAGGAAAATAAAGGTCGTAGCGGCAGAAGACAAAGCAGGAACAAGACTCCCCAAGCGGCCACGGCCGCCCCTGCTAAGGCCAAGAGGACGCGTCGCCCGCGACAGCCTAATAAGGCATGA
- the rapA gene encoding RNA polymerase-associated protein RapA, translated as MNDFIPGQRWISNTESELGLGLILEVQFNRVSVLFLATGDKRVYAKDNAPLTRVKFTVGDVIESTDDVRLTVRELQEKNGLITYLGIDESGQARQLNEMELNHHIQFNKPQDRLFTGQFDPTGWFLLRHETWLRQRQFQQSDVKGLQGARIALIPHQLYIAHEAAKRIAPRIMLADEVGLGKTIEAGLILHHRLLNGLSRRVLVIVPDSLVHQWLVEMLRRFNLRFSIFDEERCVESHEANPFMTEQWVLCSQGFFANNPHRQEQALAADWDIVVVDEAHHLEWSEEAPSPEYLFVEQLANSVPGLVLLTATPEQLGKESHFARLRLLDPDRFYSFERFLEEERQFEPVAEVANLLIGGQELSDGDRQKLKDLLQQDHVETLLGKVNDADHGAAVREELITLLLDHHGTGRILFRNSRHTVKGFPDRQRHAYPLQGEAQTDDLQRDPYFVWLVAKVKELGGEKALLICRQAETVIKLEQLLKNRHGIAAAIFHEGMSIVERDRAAAYFADEESSAQLLICSEIGSEGRNFQFLHHLILFDLPDNPDLLQQRIGRLDRIGQKQVIQLHIPYLENSRQQVLFRWYDEGLNAFRHNCAGAAQVVELLGDEFDRALNSREPGLIDDFIAKTQRLNAQIEEEFQHGRDQLLELNSCKPEEAAQLIELVANREQDGSLWNYMEAVFDCYGVDVEFHSRDCHILWPSESLRIAHFPMLQDDGLTVTVDRDIALAREDMQFLTDEHPMVTAAMDLVLSSETGNAAVSVIKHPQLKSAQFLLEMLFVVECSAPAELQIGRFLPPTPIRVLIDQNKKDLTAAISHQSMIETGDKFDKAQISSFLNSQRQHLLDMIKIAEQDARQQMQHLLADADRQMLAAMTGEIKRLVRLKKINPGIREQEIEQLKEMTLLAHENIQAAQLKLDAVRFIITN; from the coding sequence ATGAATGATTTTATCCCCGGCCAACGGTGGATCAGTAATACCGAATCGGAATTGGGCTTGGGCCTGATTTTGGAAGTGCAATTCAACCGGGTCAGCGTATTGTTTTTGGCGACCGGCGATAAGCGCGTCTACGCCAAGGACAATGCGCCGTTGACGCGGGTCAAGTTTACCGTCGGCGACGTGATCGAATCGACCGATGATGTTCGCCTGACGGTGCGGGAATTGCAGGAAAAAAATGGCTTGATTACTTATCTGGGGATCGACGAAAGCGGTCAGGCCAGGCAATTGAATGAAATGGAACTGAATCATCATATTCAATTCAACAAGCCGCAGGACCGCTTGTTCACCGGCCAGTTCGATCCTACCGGTTGGTTCTTGTTGCGCCACGAAACCTGGTTGCGGCAGCGGCAATTTCAGCAATCCGACGTGAAGGGACTGCAGGGCGCCCGCATCGCCTTGATACCGCACCAGCTTTATATTGCCCATGAAGCGGCTAAGCGCATCGCGCCCCGAATCATGCTGGCCGACGAGGTGGGCCTGGGAAAAACTATCGAGGCCGGGTTGATTCTGCACCACCGCTTGCTGAATGGGTTGAGCCGGCGAGTATTGGTGATCGTTCCGGACAGCCTGGTGCATCAATGGCTGGTGGAAATGCTGCGCCGCTTCAATCTGCGTTTCAGCATCTTCGACGAGGAGCGCTGTGTCGAAAGCCATGAAGCCAATCCGTTCATGACCGAACAATGGGTGTTGTGTAGTCAGGGCTTTTTCGCAAATAATCCACACCGCCAAGAACAAGCCTTGGCGGCCGATTGGGACATCGTCGTGGTCGACGAGGCGCATCACCTGGAATGGAGCGAAGAGGCGCCGAGTCCGGAATACCTGTTCGTCGAGCAACTGGCGAACAGTGTACCGGGACTGGTGTTGTTGACCGCCACGCCGGAGCAGCTGGGCAAGGAAAGTCATTTCGCCCGATTGCGCCTGCTCGACCCCGACCGTTTCTACAGTTTCGAACGCTTCCTGGAGGAGGAACGGCAGTTCGAGCCGGTGGCCGAGGTCGCCAATCTGTTGATCGGAGGCCAGGAGCTGAGTGATGGCGACCGGCAAAAACTGAAGGACTTGCTGCAGCAGGATCATGTCGAAACGCTGTTGGGCAAAGTCAATGACGCCGACCACGGTGCCGCGGTACGCGAGGAACTGATCACGCTGTTGCTTGACCATCACGGCACCGGACGCATCCTGTTCCGCAATTCGCGCCATACCGTCAAAGGCTTTCCCGATCGCCAACGCCATGCCTATCCGCTGCAGGGCGAGGCGCAAACGGACGATCTGCAACGCGATCCGTATTTCGTTTGGTTGGTCGCCAAAGTGAAGGAATTGGGCGGGGAGAAGGCGCTGTTGATCTGCCGGCAGGCGGAGACGGTGATCAAGCTGGAGCAGTTGCTGAAAAACCGGCACGGCATCGCCGCGGCGATTTTCCACGAAGGTATGAGCATCGTCGAACGCGACCGCGCCGCCGCCTATTTTGCCGACGAGGAGAGCAGCGCCCAGTTGTTGATCTGCTCCGAGATCGGCAGCGAGGGCCGTAACTTCCAGTTTCTGCATCATCTGATTTTGTTCGATCTGCCGGACAATCCGGATTTATTGCAGCAACGTATCGGCCGATTGGACCGGATCGGCCAGAAACAGGTGATACAGCTGCATATTCCGTATCTGGAGAACAGTCGTCAGCAGGTTTTGTTCCGTTGGTACGACGAAGGCTTGAATGCCTTTCGCCATAACTGTGCCGGCGCTGCTCAGGTGGTGGAGTTGCTGGGAGATGAATTCGATCGCGCCTTGAACAGTCGCGAACCCGGCTTGATCGATGATTTCATAGCCAAGACGCAGCGCTTGAATGCCCAAATCGAGGAGGAATTTCAGCACGGCCGCGACCAATTGTTGGAACTGAATTCTTGCAAGCCCGAAGAGGCGGCGCAATTGATCGAGCTGGTGGCGAACCGGGAACAGGACGGTAGCTTGTGGAATTATATGGAGGCTGTGTTCGATTGTTATGGCGTGGACGTGGAGTTCCATTCCCGGGACTGCCATATTCTGTGGCCGAGCGAAAGCCTGCGCATCGCTCATTTTCCGATGCTGCAGGATGACGGCCTGACCGTCACGGTGGACCGCGATATCGCCTTGGCGCGCGAGGATATGCAGTTTTTGACCGACGAGCACCCGATGGTGACGGCGGCGATGGATTTGGTGTTGTCCAGCGAAACCGGCAACGCCGCGGTCAGCGTAATCAAACATCCGCAATTGAAGTCGGCGCAATTTCTGCTGGAAATGTTGTTCGTGGTGGAATGCAGCGCGCCGGCCGAGCTGCAAATCGGCCGCTTTTTACCGCCTACGCCGATCCGAGTGTTGATTGACCAGAATAAAAAGGATTTGACCGCCGCGATCAGCCATCAAAGCATGATTGAAACCGGCGATAAATTCGACAAGGCGCAGATTAGTTCGTTTCTGAACAGTCAGCGCCAGCACCTGCTCGACATGATCAAGATCGCCGAGCAGGACGCTCGGCAACAGATGCAACATTTGCTTGCCGATGCCGACCGGCAAATGCTCGCGGCGATGACCGGCGAGATCAAGCGTTTGGTACGTTTGAAAAAGATCAACCCGGGTATCCGCGAACAGGAAATCGAGCAATTGAAGGAAATGACGTTGCTGGCGCACGAGAATATTCAGGCAGCGCAACTGAAACTGGATGCGGTGCGTTTCATTATCACCAATTAA
- a CDS encoding tryptophan--tRNA ligase yields MSKSIVLTGITTTGTPHLGNYAGAIRPAIAASKDDDVRPFYFLADYHALIKCNEPERVKQSSREIAATWLALGLDTSNAVFYRQSDVPEILELTWMLTCVTAKGLMNRAHAYKAAVAENEEAGGGDPDKGITMGLFSYPILMAADILMFNAHKVPVGKDQIQHIEMARDIAGRFNHLYGEHFVLPEAVVDDNAATLLGLDGRKMSKSYNNTIPLFETEKKLRKLINKIKTNSLEPGEPKDPNGCTLFAIYQAFSNQHEVEEIRQRYAEGIGWGEMKKILFEKINDEIAPARERYEALLQAPEHIEEQLQEGAKKAREISVPFIATLRETVGISKITL; encoded by the coding sequence ATGAGCAAGTCAATTGTCCTTACCGGCATCACCACTACAGGAACCCCTCATTTAGGCAATTACGCAGGCGCTATCCGGCCGGCGATCGCCGCCAGTAAAGACGACGATGTGCGGCCATTTTATTTTCTGGCCGATTATCATGCCTTGATCAAATGCAACGAACCGGAGCGGGTCAAGCAATCCAGCCGCGAAATCGCCGCGACTTGGCTGGCGCTGGGCCTGGATACCTCCAACGCCGTGTTTTATCGCCAATCCGACGTGCCGGAAATTCTGGAATTGACCTGGATGCTGACTTGCGTGACCGCCAAAGGCCTGATGAACCGGGCGCATGCTTATAAGGCCGCGGTCGCGGAAAACGAGGAAGCGGGCGGCGGCGACCCGGACAAAGGTATCACGATGGGGCTGTTCAGTTATCCGATTCTGATGGCGGCCGATATCTTAATGTTCAATGCCCACAAGGTGCCGGTCGGCAAGGACCAGATCCAACACATCGAAATGGCGCGGGACATTGCCGGCCGTTTCAATCATCTTTATGGCGAACATTTCGTCCTGCCGGAAGCGGTCGTCGATGACAACGCCGCGACCTTGCTGGGCCTGGACGGCCGTAAGATGAGTAAAAGCTACAATAACACCATTCCGCTGTTCGAGACTGAAAAGAAACTGCGTAAATTGATCAACAAGATCAAAACCAATTCCCTGGAGCCCGGAGAGCCGAAAGACCCAAACGGTTGCACTTTGTTCGCGATTTATCAGGCGTTCTCCAATCAACACGAGGTCGAGGAAATTCGCCAGCGTTATGCCGAAGGCATCGGCTGGGGCGAGATGAAGAAGATTTTGTTCGAAAAAATCAACGATGAAATCGCACCGGCCCGCGAGCGTTACGAGGCCTTGTTGCAGGCGCCCGAGCACATCGAAGAGCAATTGCAGGAGGGCGCGAAAAAAGCTCGCGAAATCAGCGTGCCGTTCATTGCAACACTGCGCGAAACGGTCGGTATCAGCAAGATTACGCTGTGA
- a CDS encoding PilZ domain-containing protein codes for MLEYDEKRNYIRMEVDCDITYKPAGSDEVHTGRCTSISGAGLSFVSDTPFNPGVALEVCISPKSNVTPPMTAYIEVVRCTENEHDGYDIAATIESIKGN; via the coding sequence ATGCTGGAATATGATGAAAAACGCAATTATATCCGGATGGAAGTTGACTGTGACATCACCTATAAACCGGCCGGTTCCGATGAAGTCCATACGGGCCGCTGCACATCCATCAGTGGCGCCGGGTTATCGTTTGTCTCCGATACGCCCTTCAATCCCGGTGTCGCATTGGAAGTCTGCATCAGTCCGAAAAGCAATGTGACCCCGCCGATGACGGCCTACATCGAAGTCGTGCGTTGCACGGAAAACGAACACGACGGCTACGACATCGCCGCCACTATTGAAAGCATTAAGGGGAACTGA
- a CDS encoding 6-pyruvoyl trahydropterin synthase family protein: MYIITKEVYFCYGHRLMNHPGKCRNLHGHSVKASISIKQEQLNEQAMVCDFSDIKESVERYIDAHLDHNFLLHKDDPIIPALIANNERFMTLDEHPTAEVLSKMIYRHLQAEGYDVDQVALWETASASACYREN, encoded by the coding sequence ATGTATATCATCACCAAAGAAGTTTATTTTTGTTACGGCCACCGATTAATGAACCACCCCGGCAAATGCCGGAACCTGCATGGACACAGCGTCAAGGCATCCATATCCATCAAACAGGAGCAACTGAACGAGCAAGCCATGGTTTGTGATTTCTCCGACATTAAAGAAAGCGTGGAAAGATATATCGATGCGCACCTGGATCACAATTTCCTGTTGCACAAGGACGATCCCATCATTCCGGCATTGATCGCCAATAACGAACGCTTCATGACCCTGGACGAACATCCAACCGCCGAAGTGTTGAGCAAGATGATTTATCGACATTTGCAGGCCGAAGGTTACGATGTCGATCAAGTGGCGTTGTGGGAAACGGCCAGCGCCAGCGCTTGTTACCGGGAAAACTAA
- a CDS encoding DUF1249 domain-containing protein, with protein sequence MSLVHPVNTSLCLEKLCESNFQKLFRLIPDLENFRHRAIGYTEHKPALYLKVLERSAYTMTIELSHCFNQQLVEFMEPAVKIRLYLDAQLAEVLRDHARHDVSKVYRCPSQSVEIRDYKWRLNYFLQKWLDHCLKTDYDFNEANEALAYA encoded by the coding sequence ATGAGTCTGGTACACCCTGTCAATACCTCGCTATGCCTGGAAAAGCTATGCGAATCCAATTTTCAAAAGCTGTTCCGCTTGATTCCCGACTTGGAAAATTTTCGCCATCGGGCGATAGGCTATACCGAACACAAGCCGGCGTTGTATTTGAAAGTACTGGAACGCAGCGCCTACACCATGACCATCGAACTAAGCCATTGTTTCAACCAGCAATTGGTGGAATTCATGGAGCCGGCGGTCAAAATCCGCCTCTATCTCGACGCGCAATTAGCCGAAGTCTTGAGAGACCATGCCCGCCACGACGTCTCCAAGGTTTATCGCTGCCCCTCGCAAAGCGTCGAAATCAGGGACTATAAATGGCGCTTGAATTATTTTTTGCAAAAATGGCTGGACCACTGCCTGAAAACCGATTATGACTTTAACGAAGCCAACGAGGCGTTGGCTTACGCTTAG